The Theileria orientalis strain Shintoku DNA, chromosome 2, complete genome genome has a window encoding:
- a CDS encoding uncharacterized protein (Machado-Joseph disease protein MJD family protein), with protein sequence MESQLYWELQPLGESTCGIHALNFILQGPVFRLSELEPIVRQCINMEREFLIQAGLSQAECDQMISSESNGNFDYTVLEKALENKGYSCTRVSGDNLSEKLLEHKNAFLINVNNHWISSRHIGEKWLLCDSKKDEPEEVDLLDFLKDSVTNKHSVFLVKDKMGKYLPLFHKENAILASNQKCRPLKS encoded by the exons ATGGAATCTCAACTTTACTGGGAGCTGCAGCCACTGGGCGAATCAACCTGTGGCATTCAtgctttaaattttatactACAG GGGCCAGTGTTTAGGCTGAGTGAGCTCGAACCGATTGTCCGCCAATGTATTAACATGGAACGGGAGTTTTTAATTCAAGCAG GCCTGTCCCAGGCCGAGTGTGATCAAATGATTTCTAGTGAAAGCAATGGCAATTTCGACTACACG GTCCTCGAAAAGGCCTTAGAAAATAAAGGTTACTCCTGTACTAGGGTTTCAGGGGATAATTTATCCGAAAAGCTTTTGGAACACAAAAATGCCTTTTTAATCAACGTAAACAACCACTGGATTTCTTCAAGGCATATAGGAGAAAAGTG GTTACTGTGTGACAGTAAGAAGGACGAGCCCGAGGAGGTTGATTTACTCGACTTTCTGAAAGACAGCGTAACCAACAAACATTCTGTATTTTTAGTAAAGGACAAAATGGGAAAATATTTACCGTTATTTCACAAAGAAAATGCAATACTTGCCTCAAATCAAAAATGTAGACCCTTGAAATCATAA
- a CDS encoding uncharacterized protein (syntaxin, N-terminal domain containing protein), which produces MFNRTLQLKDVYNGVPCDFSYNREFLITTSENKFIADSNFGVMVETTFSSDFTKFMDEIETIKKMIDTIEEGARSITKLMHLNTEVVTEKQRTDISTNMNALINRTNMVCTQCKESTTSLQKFLDKGSSSTENRMRANAYNVAVKHFRNALKRYQTSQIDYKKSITDKSKRQLHLIYPEMDEEELDKLANNPNAQQTVEQIARSNFLGNVSLRDAVSNIQGKYNDILALEQSMEQLKQMMVELAAVVSYQGELIDQIEHNALKAVDYTGRANEQLQKAQDNKKKGSKLLTWFTAIVVLVGLGIMIPILLKIT; this is translated from the exons ATGTTTAACAGAACTTTGCAGCTCAAAGATGTGTATAATGGAGTTCCCTGTGATTTTTCATACAACAGGGAATTCTTAATTACAACATCAGAAAACAAGTTCATAGCCGATTCCAAT TTTGGCGTGATGGTAGAAACTACTTTCAGTAGTGACTTCACCAAGTTCATGGACGAGATTGAGACCATTAAGAAGATGATAGACACTATAGAGGAAGGAGCTCGATCCATAACTAAGTTGATGCACCTGAACACGGAAGTTGTAACTGAAAAGCAGAGGACGGACATCAGCACAAACATGAACGCACTTATCAATAGAACCAACATGGTGTGTACGCAGTGTAAAGAGTCCACAACCAGCCTTCAGAAGTTCCTCGACAAAGGAAGCAGTTCCACCGAAAACAGAATGAGGGCAAACGCATACAATGTGGCAGTGAAGCACTTTAGAAACGCCCTGAAACGGTACCAAACGTCACAAATAGATTACAAGAAGTCTATCACTGATAAATCAAAGAGACAGCTCCATCTGATATATCCAGAaatggacgaggaggagctggataAACTCGCAAATAATCCGAACGCACAACAGACAGTAGAGCAAATCGCACGTTCAAATTTCCTAGGG aatGTGTCCCTGAGGGACGCAGTTTCCAATATTCAGGGGAAATATAATGACATATTGGCTCTAGAACAGA GCATGGAACAACTGAAACAGATGATGGTTGAGCTGGCGGCAGTCGTCAGCTACCAGGGGGAGTTGATCGACCAAATTGAGCACAACGCACTCAAGGCGGTGGATTACACGGGAAGGGCCAACGAGCAGCTGCAAAAGGCCCAGGATAACAAGAAGAAGGGGAGCAAGCTCCTAACGTGGTTTACTGCAATCGTGGTCCTCGTTGGACTTGGCATCATGATTCCTATACTCCTTAAGATAACTTga
- a CDS encoding transporter protein cg10, which yields MSKRSSSISSNSSGSLGYLSSESEPPGTINTVGDFFVWTYGIVLRMLKWLWSKAFAISCIIFVLMDVMTTVFYKRFIDHTRNYIMFSIQLIISTFWFLISIIAVFCLLFKRKYMKRPFDTKPLVFLGFLDMLSTGISAFGSAHTSGLMLVLLGQISVPLTMVSCKLFLSKKYHHFQYISALIILFFAILKPMVNRTDTSDNRFYNNVLYLIASIPDAISSALREKQYTSKFFHVIKYQFFAFMFHFFYNILYTLVTLLPSKGFYSYFESLYDLYVNGFKCVFKGVNTIVEKCGPTIHPTCDNCKDAFKIYCMYIVFSSVIRIAYVFIMLDGSVTFTLLLGTVKVPLTSIAFSLHFIAGDSTTSLNFLDIVCFLGIVCGLLLYALGSKRSQDEHQLLDQPLLEDHEDFSIMAADRLNHPEPTSRDVFT from the coding sequence ATGTCTAAGAGAAGTTCGTCAATTAGCTCAAACAGCTCGGGCTCCCTAGGATACCTCTCTTCCGAATCAGAGCCGCCAGGCACAATTAATACAGTAGGAGATTTCTTTGTTTGGACGTATGGCATTGTGCTTAGGATGTTAAAATGGTTGTGGTCGAAGGCGTTCGCAATATCGTGTATCATATTCGTACTGATGGACGTTATGACCACAGTGTTCTACAAAAGGTTCATAGACCACACGAGAAACTATATCATGTTCAGCATACAGCTTATCATAAGCACGTTCTGGTTTCTGATATCAATAATAGCAGTGTTCTGCCTGCTGTTCAAGAGAAAGTACATGAAGAGGCCATTCGACACGAAGCCACTGGTGTTCCTGGGCTTCCTGGATATGCTCTCGACGGGAATATCGGCATTCGGAAGCGCGCACACGAGCGGGCTGAtgctggtgctgctggGACAAATCTCAGTGCCGCTGACGATGGTCTCCTGCAAATTGTTCCTGTCGAAGAAGTACCACCACTTCCAGTACATAAGCGCACTGATAATACTGTTCTTCGCAATCCTGAAGCCGATGGTCAACAGAACGGACACGTCGGACAACAGGTTCTACAACAACGTGCTGTACCTGATCGCGTCAATCCCGGACGCAATATCGTCGGCACTGAGAGAGAAGCAATACACGTCAAAATTCTTCCACGTAATCAAGTACCAGTTTTTCGCATTCATGTTTCACTTCTTCTATAACATACTGTACACGCTCGTGACACTGCTGCCCTCGAAGGGCTTCTACAGCTACTTCGAAAGCCTGTACGACCTGTACGTCAACGGGTTCAAGTGCGTGTTCAAGGGAGTGAACACAATCGTTGAAAAGTGCGGGCCGACAATACACCCGACGTGTGACAACTGCAAGGACGcctttaaaatatactgTATGTATATAGTCTTCAGCAGTGTCATCAGAATCGCATACGTGTTCATCATGCTCGACGGCTCGGTGACATTCACACTCCTCCTGGGCACAGTGAAGGTGCCGCTGACCTCAATAGCATTCTCGCTGCACTTCATAGCAGGAGACAGCACGACGAGCCTCAACTTCCTGGATATCGTCTGCTTCCTGGGCATCGTCTGCGGGCTTCTGCTCTACGCGCTGGGCTCGAAGCGCTCCCAGGATGAGCACCAGCTGCTGGATCAGCCGCTCCTGGAGGACCACGAGGACTTCTCAATCATGGCGGCGGACAGGCTTAACCACCCGGAGCCGACAAGTAGAGACGTTTTCACGTGA
- a CDS encoding uncharacterized protein (WD40 repeat-like domain containing protein), which produces MLIIYGGYEGVLLGLELNLDKNNNLESEINGAESKESSDYEQSNLVDATQSFRVLCSQGSIKCMSLSNNILVCGGSDETVQVYNIEKKRKHGEIMLSEGYITATSIYGGMSKGFILIGNEHGDISMFTTRDLSFAKSFKAHKKEITGLSIHPEGKTFISTSADRCLRLWDLVSKTCVFNTELDIMPLSVEWSKGTKYLLTSESKVLSCSAEDDEFETISTKDKVTSSCWCGGYIVLGFKSGEVSVYKESLVATAKVHTKRVKSISSKHGYIFTGDSDGVVLCFQLKEDQLKLIWKYDIGFRLNVLVC; this is translated from the exons atgttaataatttatggaGGTTATGAAGGCGTTCTATTAGGCCTAGAATTGAatttagataaaaataataaccTAGAAAGTGAAATAAATGGCGCTGAGTCCAAAGAATCCTCTGATTATGAACAGTCCAACTTAGTTGACGCCACCCAGTCTTTTAGAGTACTCTGCTCCCAA GGTTCTATAAAATGTATGAGTTTGTCCAACAATATACTCGTTTGCGGAGGGTCGGATGAAACAGTCCA AGTCTATAACATAgagaaaaaaaggaaacaTGGAGAGATTATGCTCTCAGAAGGATATATAACAGCAACATCGATATATGGAGGCATGAGCAAAGGGTTTATATTAATCGGAAACGAACACGGAGACATATCGATGTTTACCACGAGAGACTTGAGCTTCGCTAAATCATTTAAAGCACACAAGAAGGAGATAACGGGCCTCTCGATACACCCAGAGGGGAAGACGTTCATATCGACGAGCGCAGATCGTTGCCTTAGACTGTGGGATTTGGTCTCGAAAACGTGTGTGTTTAACACTGAGTTGGATATTATGCCACTCTCGGTGGAATGGTCGAAGGGAACAAAGTACCTGTTGACATCAGAAAGCAAA GTACTATCGTGTAGTGCCGAAGATGACGAGTTTGAGACGATCTCAACGAAAGATAAAG TAACCTCAAGTTGTTGGTGCGGAGGATATATCGTATTAGGATTTAAATCGGGAGAAGTGTCAGTTTATAAGG AATCTCTAGTTGCAACAGCAAAAGTACACACGAAGAGAGTTAAATCGATATCATCGAAACAT gGATATATATTCACTGGAGATTCTGACGGAGTAGTGCTGTGTTTCCAACTGAAGGAAGATCAATTGAAACTGATATGGAAATATGATATAGGATTCAGGCTCAACGTATTGGTGTGTTAA
- a CDS encoding uncharacterized protein (Armadillo-like helical domain containing protein), with product MFFDLPYANINFYRSRSYVRKMNTIDVNNYQLLVQALEGSLSPDDAHRKRCEEYLINFSLKEGSIPSFMRIMSNFQFEDAVRLASSIRLKNHIISHWIDSTPDYSIENPIISHTDRAFLLDNLYLCLVSSNQRTIRNQCYQILRHIMFNLEIKDVKTMLTSISADLGQRENSDRISCALSSLRKVVTKYEYHGSSLTNELNDIISAYFGPLLSVALDASKIGLGNDEAATLIHLVLKIYFSLALLTSPSTDLLKESIHHWMNLVLFVLDEFVKWQQSWPQRADVQVSIFAELKNDDEDHLCKLEQFKCFKWSLRILNKFISRHSSYKDNPTKFMFFSSFISDKYSRKPWIELHYLSICDYNGWQKCKRNSLINSDQFVVSMINLLKLESENKLLFNNLSHHLIWSYLRNCLSVESHFNNCLKDHLSELLGVYCLNTFKYTKEDLEQYQEEPEQFIKLQSELSFQFCSNRGTCSDFLKDLVKTYPSETIKQIKRILQLGFESTDNTVLYSAMSIVGYVAEKLIRRNRTHQPAANHKEKARKKFGLELQQVDGEELLEVKVLGLLNSPDIWIRMRAAWLSGRIVKRVHNIRNFETLRKLYVRLLDMMVDGEILVAVFASNALIELFRIENKNLNPLILGSLSSLLERLFMLMNRIYLESVTSVLAEIVETYPQEVVPYAKDIILNMSNNLTKSLMASKEGVAEAADDEKILVRWTMMQTLNTVLRLLTHSTQDTNKEGNQAPKEPAEEKLLLELSSYGVIITTIVNLLKLLFGTEDEMCVEYLDEGALLLANLVRLLDVKPVKNLIAAKAATAFADFWMLLVMLLDLMRKLSFEMVSDFGMIREPLVALAHRDPQGFAKILDQLYRICLEARNSGLGDEVDDVIADCLEVSLESGAVHAIFATILDDASTRVAALVSNCPKTSMQDLASDNVHLMRLSSLVIMYYYRNLHASFAEQAAAANQAVANHLKVLSSFVVKYSVYCTWKSIRKYSILACCTLLKNNATKLDDTANALITLMQAPKDDLSDDKYSGSECDYDDEDDDDYDYDDNDSEWSEYEITESPLNHVCEMKVAKQLLMDLRDSLNQNTRNNMVFVLNST from the exons atgttCTTTGATCTACCCTACGccaatataaatttttatcgTAGTCGg TCCTATGTTCGTAAAATGAACACTATTGATGTTAATAATTATCAACTTTTGGTCCAGGCATTGGAAGGATCATTATCACCAGATGATGCTCATAGAAAGAGGTGTGAAGagtatttaataaac TTTTCGCTCAAGGAGGGGTCAATACCTTCTTTCATGAGGATTATGTCCAACTTTCAATTCGAAGATGCAGTTAGACTGGCTTCGTCGATTAGACTAAAGAATCACATTATATCGCACTGGATTGACAGCACTCCCGACTACTCAATTGAAAATCCTATTATCTCACACACGGACCGAGCGTTCCTGCTGGACAATCTCTACCTGTGCCTGGTCTCCTCGAATCAGAGAACAATTCGTAACCAATGCTACCAAATCCTGAGGCACATAATGTTTAACCTTGAAATTAAGGATGTGAAGACGATGCTGACGTCAATTTCAGCAGACTTGGGGCAGAGAGAAAACTCAGACCGAATTTCGTGCGCACTTTCGAGTTTGCGCAAGGTGGTGACTAAGTACGAGTACCACGGAAGCAGCCTGACGAATGAACTGAATGATATCATTTCGGCATATTTCGGCCCGCTACTATCGGTTGCACTGGACGCCTCAAAAATAGGCCTAGGAAACGACGAGGCTGCCACGTTAATTCACCTGGTCCTGAAGATATATTTCTCCTTGGCACTGCTAACGTCGCCATCCACGGACCTTTTGAAGGAGTCGATACACCACTGGATGAACTTGGTTCTATTTGTACTCGACGAGTTCGTAAAATGGCAACAGTCATGGCCTCAGAGAGCGGATGTACAG GTTAGCATCTTTGCGGAATTGAAAAATGATGATGAAGAccatttatgtaaattagaGCAATTTAAGTGTTTTAAGTGGTCATTGAGGATACTAAATAAGTTTATCTCAAGGCATAGTTCATACAAGGATAATCCAACCAAGTTTATGTTCTTTTCATCTTTCATATCGGACAAGTATTCACGTAAGCCCTGGATAGAACta CATTATCTAAGTATCTGTGATTATAATGGATGGCAAAAGTGTAAGCGGAATTCATTGATAAATTCAGATCAATTTGTGGTCTCAATGATCAATTTACTTAAGCTAGAGTCGGAAAATAAGTTGTTGTTCAATAATTTGTCACACCACCTGATATGGTCGTATCTTAGAAATTGCTTATCAGTGGAAAGCCACTTTAACAACTGCCTGAAGGATCATTTGAGTGAGTTGCTGGGAGTGTATTGCCTAAACACGTTCAAATACACAAAGGAGGACCTCGAACAGTACCAAGAGGAGCCTGAACAATTCATAAAGCTGCAGTCAGAGCTGTCCTTTCAATTCTGCAGTAACCGAGGAACGTGCTCAGATTTTTTGAAGGACCTGGTAAAAACGTACCCATCAGAAAcgataaaacaaattaagcGTATTTTACAACTGGGCTTCGAAAGCACAGATAACACAGTGCTCTACTCAGCAATGTCGATAGTGGGATACGTGGCTGAAAAGCTGATAAGGAGGAACAGAACACATCAACCTGCAGCGAACCACAAGGAAAAAGCGAGGAAAAAGTTCGGGCTAGAACTGCAGCAAGTCGATGGAGAGGAGCTGCTTGAAGTGAAGGTGTTGGGACTGCTTAACTCGCCGGACATCTGGATAAGGATGAGGGCCGCGTGGCTCTCAGGGAGAATCGTGAAGCGAGTGCACAATATCAGGAACTTTGAGACGCTGAGGAAGCTTTACGTCCGCCTGCTGGACATGATGGTGGACGGGGAGATCCTGGTGGCAGTCTTCGCGTCAAACGCACTCATCGAGCTCTTCAGAATCGAAAACAAAAACCTTAACCCGTTAATCTTAGGCTCATTGTCATCGCTGCTGGAAAGACTCTTCATGCTGATGAACAGAATATACCTGGAGAGCGTGACCTCAGTGCTGGCAGAGATAGTGGAAACATACCCGCAGGAGGTGGTGCCCTACGCGAAGGACATCATTCTGAACATGTCAAACAACCTGACGAAGAGCCTTATGGCTTCGAAAGAAGGAGTGGCGGAAGCAGCAGACGACGAAAAGATACTCGTCCGCTGGACCATGATGCAGACGCTCAACACAGTGCTGAGGCTGCTCACTCACTCAACCCAGGACACGAACAAGGAGGGGAACCAGGCGCCGAAGGAACCCGCAgaggagaagctgctgctggagctgagCAGCTACGGAGTGATCATCACGACCATcgtgaacctgctgaagctcCTCTTCGGAACAGAGGACGAAATGTGCGTCGAGTACCTGGACGAGGGggcgctgctgctggcgaACCTGGTGAGGCTCCTGGACGTGAAACCGGTGAAGAACCTTATCGCGGCCAAGGCGGCCACAGCCTTCGCAGACTTCTGGATGCTCCTGGTCATGCTACTCGACCTCATGAGGAAGTTGAGCTTCGAGATGGTGTCGGACTTCGGGATGATCCGGGAGCCCCTGGTGGCGCTGGCGCACAGAGACCCCCAGGGCTTCGCAAAGATCCTCGACCAATTATACCGGATCTGCCTCGAGGCGAGGAACAGCGGCCTGGGCGACGAGGTGGACGACGTCATCGCAGACTGTCTGGAGGTGAGTCTGGAATCGGGAGCGGTGCACGCGATCTTTGCCACGATCCTGGACGACGCCTCGACCCGAGTGGCCGCCTTGGTCTCGAACTGCCCTAAGACGAGCATGCAGGATCTGGCCTCGGACAACGTGCACCTCATGCGCCTGTCCAGCCTCGTCATCATGTACTACTATCGGAACCTGCACGCCTCCTTCGCAGAGCAGGCCGCGGCGGCGAACCAGGCAGTCGCGAACCACCTGAAGGTACTCTCGAGCTTCGTCGTCAAGTACTCGGTGTACTGCACCTGGAAGTCGATCAGGAAGTACTCAATCCTGGCCTGCTGCACGCTGCTTAAGAATAACGCGACGAAGCTGGACGACACGGCCAACGCCCTCATTACGCTAATGCAGGCTCCCAAGGACGACCTTTCTGACGACAAATACTCGGGTTCTGAGTGCGATTACGACGACGAAGATGATGACGACTATGACTACGACGACAACGACTCCGAGTGGTCGGAATACGAGATCACCGAGTCGCCCCTGAACCACGTTTGCGAGATGAAGGTGGCGAAGCAGTTGTTGATGGACCTGAGGGACTCTTTGAACCAAAACACCCGCAACAACATGGTCTTTGTCTTGAATTCGacttaa